A genomic segment from Flavobacterium inviolabile encodes:
- a CDS encoding T9SS type A sorting domain-containing protein, whose translation MKKQLYILVALFMASFVQGQVSITQAEYFWDTDPGYGNGIAIAAADGSFSSAFEKIAASGINLPGVGLHKFNIRFKDNQNLWGSTFTSIVNVEATVTSEPVRIVQAEYFWDTDPGYGNGTPILAADGNFNSAYEKLLANGIPVPNVIGLHVFNIRLKDNQGLWGSTFRNVVSVENTLSVNDPTVSNFYFYPNPATSTVHFNKEITQVTVLDLNGRLIKTSGDSHQLNIADLAAGTYVLKITTPDGHSFTKKMIKS comes from the coding sequence ATGAAAAAACAACTTTATATATTGGTCGCTTTATTTATGGCAAGCTTTGTTCAGGGACAAGTATCCATAACGCAAGCCGAATATTTTTGGGATACCGATCCGGGCTATGGCAATGGTATCGCAATTGCAGCCGCCGATGGCAGCTTTAGCAGTGCTTTCGAAAAAATTGCCGCTTCAGGCATCAATCTGCCGGGTGTTGGTTTGCATAAATTCAACATCCGTTTTAAAGACAACCAGAACCTATGGGGATCCACTTTTACAAGTATTGTTAATGTAGAAGCTACAGTAACATCAGAACCTGTTAGAATTGTACAGGCGGAATATTTTTGGGACACCGATCCGGGCTATGGCAACGGAACGCCTATACTGGCTGCCGACGGTAATTTTAATAGTGCCTACGAAAAATTGCTGGCTAATGGAATTCCTGTTCCAAATGTAATCGGACTGCACGTTTTTAACATTCGCTTAAAAGATAACCAGGGACTTTGGGGATCTACTTTCAGGAATGTCGTTAGTGTGGAAAACACTTTAAGTGTTAATGATCCAACGGTTTCTAATTTCTACTTCTACCCTAACCCGGCTACTTCAACTGTACATTTCAATAAAGAAATAACACAAGTAACGGTATTGGATCTGAACGGAAGACTTATCAAAACATCCGGCGACAGCCATCAATTAAATATTGCTGATTTAGCTGCCGGAACTTACGTTTTAAAAATAACCACTCCTGATGGTCATTCTTTTACTAAGAAAATGATTAAAAGCTAA
- a CDS encoding right-handed parallel beta-helix repeat-containing protein, translating to MKKRLLFIAIAGLFTSMASAADLYVRENGANGAYATVSAAITAATNGDRIIIKPKNAGAAYIENLTINKSLTFVSETNYQKYKLQGTVVVTPLAGRVITIHNANAGSVTISGATTGGRTTLNVFNSLIGFFDAGQINATANLSGCTIDSETIIAHGKCTGNFLGSLFVTHTEDTSLATDDVEIIANSVNYGITNYQRNYTFKILNNFLPQSSISIWGVKNGSTNEITNNVADTRTNGGGQYGECITINLTTGNTGTISIYNNVLALGGDFLIYNYNSNATVSAFYNMSQTSFVLNNVANQGSNTSGNFTINANNQSVSGANVNAGSPAVEYTDLDLTRNDAGNGGGSNSWSNYWPADGGNRAQINYLNVPRRITTGATLNVSGSGFSK from the coding sequence ATGAAAAAAAGACTACTTTTTATTGCCATCGCAGGTCTGTTTACTTCAATGGCTTCAGCAGCCGATTTATATGTTAGAGAAAATGGAGCCAATGGCGCTTATGCAACCGTGAGTGCCGCCATTACGGCAGCAACAAACGGAGACCGGATCATTATCAAGCCAAAAAATGCAGGAGCCGCTTATATTGAAAACCTGACGATCAACAAGTCTTTGACTTTTGTCTCTGAAACTAATTATCAAAAATACAAATTGCAGGGAACCGTGGTCGTAACACCACTTGCAGGAAGAGTGATTACCATTCACAATGCAAATGCAGGCAGTGTTACTATTTCCGGTGCAACAACCGGTGGCAGAACCACTTTAAACGTCTTCAATTCTTTAATAGGCTTTTTTGATGCCGGTCAAATAAATGCAACTGCCAATCTCTCCGGATGTACTATAGATAGTGAAACGATTATAGCGCATGGAAAATGTACCGGTAATTTTTTGGGATCGCTGTTTGTAACGCATACCGAAGATACCAGTTTAGCTACAGATGACGTAGAAATCATCGCCAATAGTGTTAATTACGGTATTACCAATTATCAAAGAAACTATACGTTTAAAATATTAAACAACTTCCTTCCGCAAAGTTCAATCAGCATTTGGGGTGTAAAAAACGGAAGTACAAATGAAATCACCAATAATGTAGCCGACACACGAACCAATGGCGGCGGTCAGTATGGCGAATGTATCACCATCAATCTAACCACCGGAAATACCGGAACGATTTCGATATACAATAATGTATTGGCGCTTGGAGGTGATTTTCTGATCTACAATTACAACTCCAATGCAACGGTTTCGGCTTTCTACAACATGTCACAAACTTCTTTTGTTTTGAATAATGTTGCCAATCAGGGATCGAATACCTCGGGAAATTTTACCATCAACGCCAACAATCAAAGTGTTAGCGGTGCCAATGTAAACGCAGGTTCTCCGGCAGTGGAATACACCGATCTGGATTTGACAAGAAATGATGCCGGAAACGGAGGCGGTTCGAACAGCTGGAGCAATTATTGGCCGGCTGACGGAGGCAACAGAGCGCAAATAAATTATTTAAACGTACCCCGAAGAATTACAACCGGTGCAACATTAAATGTTTCAGGTTCTGGTTTTTCCAAATAA
- a CDS encoding LytR/AlgR family response regulator transcription factor — protein sequence MLRAVVIDDIETIRKKNITTIKSNCPNIAIIGQADSVTSGINLIRQVSPDLVFLDVEMPDGTGFDLLQKLQPINFKVIFITGYEDFAIRAFRFSAIDYLLKPLDSVDLVEAVKKAEVSLSSEIFDMKLNNLFSNLERPKNLQKLVLKTADRIYSVNIQDIVHCESDKNYTTFNFINAPKLIVSTNLKEYETMLAPHNFFRTHQSHLINMAYFDHFIKSDGGNTVVMKNKTTIPLSVRKKEEFLVLLENLHV from the coding sequence ATGTTAAGAGCTGTTGTCATTGACGATATTGAAACAATCCGAAAGAAGAATATTACCACCATAAAATCAAACTGCCCTAATATTGCCATTATTGGCCAGGCAGATTCGGTAACATCCGGAATAAATCTGATCAGGCAGGTATCGCCGGATCTTGTTTTTCTCGACGTAGAAATGCCCGACGGAACCGGTTTTGATTTGCTTCAAAAGCTACAACCAATTAATTTTAAAGTAATTTTCATTACGGGTTATGAAGACTTTGCCATCAGGGCTTTTCGTTTTTCGGCCATAGATTACCTGCTGAAACCTTTGGATTCGGTCGATTTGGTAGAAGCCGTTAAAAAGGCGGAAGTGTCGCTAAGCAGTGAAATTTTTGACATGAAGCTCAATAATTTGTTTAGCAATCTTGAAAGGCCAAAAAATTTGCAAAAGCTGGTGCTTAAAACTGCCGATAGAATTTATTCGGTCAATATTCAGGATATCGTGCACTGCGAATCCGATAAAAATTATACTACCTTTAATTTTATAAATGCGCCAAAACTCATTGTTTCCACCAATCTTAAAGAATATGAAACGATGCTGGCGCCTCACAATTTCTTTAGAACGCACCAATCGCACCTGATCAATATGGCTTATTTCGACCATTTCATTAAATCGGATGGCGGTAATACGGTTGTCATGAAAAACAAAACGACCATTCCGCTTTCTGTGCGAAAAAAAGAAGAGTTCCTGGTTTTACTTGAAAACCTTCATGTATAA
- a CDS encoding tetratricopeptide repeat-containing sensor histidine kinase, producing the protein MFKTTWLATVIVFLFISSACYSQDKTIDSLKTILANPKISDTVRINTILTAMDNSVGWSKQHIAFYNQLLPVFSKGLKSSNLNKKVKQQYLNAAGVYYYNTAKKEIIDGNDKAPEHFDQAIKYWKESKNHKEMAMAMTGKGTYYRKMADWPKTFENFFEALKYYESIKSEMGISYVNMEIGTTCLAQHDWEKAIVYLKKSLIYYEVPASKLSIGDRHEIAVTNNNLGVAYTRLKRFPEAHKSYLKAYDAIKPNKDPQGESLVLVQLASSSNDLGNSAESQTFLEKALALCKDDVSRQGVYGNAARIYYKSKNYEKAAEYGELCYALAVKLKNLNSRTGMSSLLYKIYKESGQYDKALKMHEASVIIKDSSNVEASKNQLAQQQLKYDFERKELQQKIMQQKKLTEVKLEQQNKLSAIKLENEKKSALETSRNKLAQQQLQYNFEKKALNQKLIQGKKVAAIKLEGEKKTAVKNNWLIGLSGVLLLFLLGGYFYYRNTKQKQAITLLEKDQIKQKLLVTQMNPHFIFNSIDNIQGLIQDKQDKEAVDYLSKFSKLTRQILENSNENYISLSEEVEMTQNYLAIQQLLYNNKFSFSISIEDAIDAETIFLPPMLTQPFIENAIKHGLSNKSENGMIAIHFYLKEAKLFFEVTDNGKGFETDKKLTNHKSLAMTITKERLISYTKNQDFLVQTDNILDQHTNIVGAKVIFEIPYIYEN; encoded by the coding sequence ATGTTTAAAACTACTTGGCTGGCCACCGTAATTGTATTTTTATTTATTTCTTCAGCTTGTTATTCTCAGGATAAGACTATTGATTCCTTAAAAACCATTCTCGCCAATCCTAAAATCAGCGATACGGTACGAATAAACACTATTCTTACGGCAATGGATAATTCTGTTGGCTGGAGCAAACAGCACATTGCTTTTTACAACCAATTGCTTCCTGTTTTTTCGAAAGGACTTAAATCAAGCAATCTTAATAAGAAGGTAAAGCAACAATATTTGAATGCTGCCGGAGTTTATTACTACAATACCGCCAAAAAAGAAATCATTGACGGCAATGATAAAGCACCGGAACATTTTGATCAGGCCATAAAATACTGGAAAGAATCCAAAAATCATAAAGAAATGGCCATGGCCATGACTGGCAAAGGTACCTACTATCGAAAGATGGCCGATTGGCCCAAAACATTTGAAAACTTTTTTGAAGCGCTTAAATATTATGAAAGCATCAAAAGCGAAATGGGTATATCATATGTGAACATGGAGATCGGAACAACCTGCTTAGCGCAACACGATTGGGAAAAAGCAATTGTTTACTTAAAAAAATCCCTGATTTATTATGAGGTCCCTGCCTCAAAATTGAGTATAGGCGACCGGCATGAAATTGCTGTCACCAATAATAATTTAGGAGTTGCCTACACACGGCTTAAAAGGTTTCCTGAAGCACATAAAAGCTACCTCAAAGCTTATGACGCTATAAAGCCTAACAAAGATCCGCAGGGAGAATCCTTAGTGCTGGTACAGCTGGCCAGTTCCAGTAATGATTTGGGAAATAGTGCAGAATCACAAACTTTTCTGGAGAAAGCACTGGCTTTGTGTAAAGATGACGTTTCCAGACAGGGCGTATATGGCAATGCTGCCCGAATCTATTACAAATCAAAAAATTATGAAAAAGCGGCAGAATATGGCGAATTGTGTTATGCCTTAGCAGTAAAGTTAAAAAATCTGAACTCCAGAACGGGCATGAGCAGCTTATTGTATAAAATCTACAAAGAAAGCGGACAATATGACAAAGCCCTTAAAATGCACGAAGCTTCGGTCATTATAAAAGATTCGAGCAATGTTGAAGCTTCAAAAAACCAGCTGGCGCAACAACAGCTCAAATATGATTTCGAGAGAAAAGAACTGCAGCAAAAAATAATGCAGCAAAAGAAATTGACGGAAGTTAAATTAGAACAGCAAAATAAATTATCAGCCATCAAGCTGGAAAATGAAAAGAAATCGGCGCTGGAAACATCCCGGAATAAATTGGCGCAACAACAGCTCCAATATAATTTTGAGAAAAAAGCGCTCAACCAAAAATTAATTCAGGGCAAAAAAGTAGCGGCAATCAAATTAGAGGGCGAAAAGAAAACGGCAGTTAAAAACAACTGGCTTATCGGACTTTCGGGAGTACTTTTATTGTTTCTCTTGGGCGGCTATTTTTATTACCGAAATACCAAACAAAAACAAGCAATTACGCTGCTCGAAAAAGACCAGATCAAACAGAAACTGTTGGTTACACAGATGAATCCGCATTTTATTTTTAACTCTATCGATAACATTCAGGGATTGATCCAGGATAAACAAGACAAGGAAGCGGTAGATTACCTGAGTAAATTTTCAAAACTGACGCGCCAGATTCTTGAAAACTCCAACGAAAATTATATTTCGCTGTCGGAAGAAGTTGAAATGACTCAGAATTATTTAGCGATCCAGCAACTTTTATACAACAATAAATTCAGTTTTTCCATTTCTATCGAAGATGCTATTGATGCCGAAACCATCTTTTTACCGCCAATGCTAACGCAGCCTTTCATCGAAAATGCCATCAAGCACGGTTTAAGCAACAAGTCCGAAAATGGTATGATTGCCATTCATTTTTATCTTAAGGAAGCTAAATTATTCTTTGAAGTCACTGATAACGGAAAAGGATTTGAAACCGACAAAAAATTAACCAACCACAAATCACTGGCAATGACAATTACCAAAGAACGCCTGATCAGCTATACCAAAAACCAGGATTTCCTGGTACAAACCGATAATATCCTGGATCAGCATACCAATATTGTCGGAGCCAAAGTTATTTTTGAAATCCCTTACATTTACGAAAATTAA